In Euphorbia lathyris chromosome 10, ddEupLath1.1, whole genome shotgun sequence, a single genomic region encodes these proteins:
- the LOC136208690 gene encoding receptor-like kinase TMK3 yields the protein MQLHRSTSMIKLLPLTLLYVLTLVWSETNPSDFAILKAFRDGLENPELLDWPSSSDDPCGELWKHVHCVKSRVTQIQVQNMNLKGPLPPNLNQLTMLENLGFQRNQFNGVLPSFKGLSRLQYAYLDYNLFNSIPFDFFDGLTSLQVLALDNNPFNASTGWRFPQSLQDSSQLTNLSCVSCNLVGSLPDFLGEFSSLQNLKLSGNNLSGEIPGSFKGGMSLQNLWLNNQNGGGLNGSIDLVSTMESLSVLWLHGNQFTGKIPENISNLTLLKDLNLNGNKLVGFVPQNLANMALQHLDLNNNQFMGPIPKFKAVKVTCDSNPFCSSTIGGFCAPEVMALLGFLDGLNFPPKLSSSWIGNDPCSSWIGVTCESNRVYSIALPNYNLTGNLSPSIAKLESLHQIKFGGNYLSGSVPSNWTNLASLKLLDLSDNNISPPFPRFSPAVKVIISGNPLLTGGKSKSAPSPPSSDDNASSGTTPNAPENPSSDSQNIGVTSSEQKSPKRFTLVAIVAPIASIAVVALLIIPLSVYYCKKKKEVVQAPSSVVIHPRDPSDSDTTVKVVVANPGSVTGTASGSGSASRNSSGIGESHVIEAGNLVISVQVLRNVTNNFAPENELGRGGFGVVYKGELDDGTKIAVKRMEAGVISSKAVDEFEAEIAVLSKVRHRHLVTLLGYSIGGNERILVYEYMPQGALSRHLFHWKKFNLEPLSLKRRLNIALDVARGMDYLHNLAHRSFIHRDLKSSNILLGDDFRAKISDFGLVKLAPDGDKKSVVTRLAGTFGYLAPEYAVTGKITTKVDVFSFGVVLMEILTGMMALDEDRPEESQYLASWFWHIKSDKLKLRAAIDPSLDAKDETFDSIFTIAELAGHCTAREPNQRPDMSHAVNVLGPLVEKWKPLNDETDEYCGIDYSLPLNQMVKGWQEAEGKDFSYADLEDSKGSIPARPAGFAESFTSVDGR from the exons ATGCAACTCCACAGATCTACTTCCATGATAAAGCTTCTTCCTTTAACTCTTCTTTATGTTCTTACTCtggtttggagtgaaacaaATCCAAGTGATTTTGCAATTCTCAAAGCATTCAGAGATGGGTTAGAAAATCCAGAGCTCTTAGACTGGCCATCATCATCTGATGATCCATGTGGGGAGCTATGGAAACATGTTCATTGTGTTAAATCTAGGGTTACTCAGATTCAAGTTCAAAACATGAACTTGAAAGGCCCTTTACCCCCAAATCTCAATCAATTAACCATGCTTGAAAACTTAGGGTTTCAGAGGAATCAATTCAATGGGGTTTTACCTTCATTCAAGGGCTTATCTAGACTTCAATATGCTTATTTGGATTACAATCTTTTCAATTCAATCCCATTTGATTTCTTTGATGGATTAACAAGTTTACAAGTTTTAGCATTGGATAATAACCCTTTTAATGCTTCTACTGGATGGAGATTCCCTCAATCTCTTCAAGATTCTTCTCAATTGACTAATCTTTCTTGTGTTTCTTGCAATTTGGTTGGTTCTTTGCCTGATTTTTTGGGGGAATTCTCATCTCTGCAGAATCTGAAGCTTTCAGGGAATAATTTATCAGGGGAGATTCCAGGGAGTTTTAAAGGAGGTATGTCTTTGCAGAATCTATGGCTAAACAATCAAAATGGAGGTGGATTGAATGGGAGTATTGATTTGGTTTCAACCATGGAATCTTTAAGTGTTCTTTGGCTTCATGGGAATCAATTTACAGGTAAAATTCCTGAGAATATCAGTAATTTGACTCTTTTGAAGGATCTTAATCTGAATGGTAACAAATTAGTTGGATTTGTTCCTCAGAATTTAGCAAATATGGCATTACAACATCTTGATTTGAACAATAATCAGTTTATGGGTCCAATTCCTAAGTTCAAAGCAGTTAAAGTAACCTGTGATTCAAACCCTTTTTGTTCATCAACAATTGGGGGTTTTTGTGCCCCAGAAGTTATGGCTCTTTTAGGGTTTCTTGATGGATTGAATTTTCCCCCAAAACTTAGTTCTTCCTGGATTGGAAATGATCCTTGTTCATCTTGGATTGGAGTCACATGTGAATCTAATAGGGTTTATTCAATTGCTTTACCTAATTATAATCTTACTGGTAATTTGAGTCCTTCAATTGCAAAGTTGGAGTCTTTACATCAAATTAAATTTGGGGGAAATTACCTTTCTGGTTCAGTTCCATCAAATTGGACTAATTTAGCTTCTTTGAAGCTTTTAGATCTTAGTGACAACAACATTTCCCCTCCGTTCCCACGTTTTTCTCCCGCTGTTAAGGTCATTATTTCGGGGAATCCTTTGTTAACCGGTGGAAAATCGAAATCCGCACCTTCCCCACCCTCCTCGGATGATAATGCTTCATCTGGGACTACTCCAAACGCACCCGAAAACCCATCTTCGGACTCGCAAAACATAGGGGTTACTTCTAGTGAACAAAAGAGTCCGAAGAGGTTCACTCTAGTTGCGATTGTGGCTCCGATTGCGAGTATTGCGGTTGTGGCTCTTCTGATCATTCCTTTATCTGTTTACTATTGTAAAAAGAAGAAAGAGGTTGTTCAAGCTCCGAGTTCCGTGGTGATTCATCCGAGGGATCCATCTGATTCAGATACTACAGTTAAGGTTGTTGTTGCGAATCCTGGTTCGGTAACTGGGACTGCGAGTGGGAGTGGTTCTGCAAGCAGAAACAGTAGTGGCATTGGTGAGTCTCATGTAATTGAAGCAGGGAATCTAGTGATATCAGTTCAAGTACTTCGTAACGTTACGAACAATTTCGCCCCAGAGAATGAGCTGGGACGGGGTGGGTTTGGAGTCGTTTATAAAGGGGAACTTGATGATGGAACGAAAATAGCAGTAAAAAGAATGGAAGCTGGTGTGATTAGTAGCAAAGCTGTGGATGAATTTGAAGCGGAGATTGCTGTTCTTTCGAAGGTTAGACACCGACATTTAGTTACGCTTTTAGGGTATTCGATTGGAGGCAACGAGAGAATTCTTGTTTACGAGTATATGCCTCAAGGAGCTCTCAGTAGGCATCTTTTTCACTGGAAAAAATTCAACTTGGAACCTCTTAGTTTAAAGAGGAGATTAAATATCGCGTTGGACGTTGCTCGGGGAATGGATTATCTTCATAATCTAGCTCATAGAAGCTTCATTCACAGAGATCTTAAATCATCAAATATCTTGCTTGGTGATGATTTCCGGGCTAAAATTTCAGACTTCGGATTGGTGAAACTTGCTCCGGATGGTGACAAAAAGTCCGTGGTAACCCGGCTCGCTGGCACTTTCGGATACTTGGCTCCGGAATACGCTG TGACCGGAAAAATCACGACCAAGGTCGACGTGTTCAGCTTCGGAGTCGTGCTAATGGAGATATTAACCGGAATGATGGCACTCGATGAAGACAGACCAGAAGAAAGCCAATACTTAGCTTCATGGTTCTGGCACATCAAATCCGATAAACTCAAACTCAGGGCCGCAATAGACCCGTCCCTCGACGCAAAAGACGAAACATTTGATAGTATTTTCACCATTGCTGAACTAGCTGGACACTGCACAGCAAGAGAGCCTAACCAAAGGCCAGATATGAGCCACGCCGTGAATGTACTAGGACCGCTCGTCGAGAAATGGAAACCGTTAAACGACGAAACGGATGAATATTGTGGCATTGATTATAGTCTTCCTCTTAATCAGATGGTGAAAGGCTGGCAAGAAGCGGAAGGGAAAGACTTTAGCTACGCGGATTTAGAAGACAGCAAAGGTAGTATTCCGGCAAGGCCGGCTGGATTCGCGGAGTCTTTTACGTCTGTCGATGGTCGGTAA